One part of the Drosophila teissieri strain GT53w chromosome 3R, Prin_Dtei_1.1, whole genome shotgun sequence genome encodes these proteins:
- the LOC122620580 gene encoding neprilysin-2 produces the protein MFPGSRKLISMMLLWVIVAALLTDCEARSVVDRPDSSESNGGSSNEPGADFRLQEYADFMKSYMNQSVAPCENFYEYACGNYRNVKPDRYSIKRRSNLGDVAYTLVDITDQLVGRMDLAEALNVSSELAVAQRLYNACLEAELHPFNAADPAYLSLIRSIGGFPAVDGAAWNASNFNWINMSAHLTNYGANGLIRETIHLVYPFQPYTKLPELGFDHIIVQEENISSNTTRAFRLNEDRMHGYLRAFGLPEERIREAIAGVFAFWRDALEIPQQCEVFDPYPIERDFPQSEYYYNISWSGLHSADKLFCDFYYVELDKVCARHREAVANYLAMQLLYKLDPKLKAPKYQGNYCAVTLFQSMKILFNKLYMANNFSEEKRLELSEIVRELRRSLRKTLEDAEWLDEESRARALLKESAITSRIGSLQDDALSDRVIREINSLKVIDDSYARTNINLQHLAVEINRFSSRHYQELANDTKPQMLLIGLQVTAGYYTADNSINVMAGLVEPPIYHRHLPLSLKFGTLGFIVGHEFIHAFDPTSINYIGKGQLGPSLSEQSQQLLEDRAECYMDHYGKYLVPEIKRRLNGKTTLDENVADNSGLRQALMAYRSHKQQLLEQPGQERISDTMPGLDLTPEQLFFLGFAQLFCSHYEEEHYWKGLTDEHTFDKFRVLGVMSNSEDFFQAYNCSVGSGMGPVAKTCRLW, from the exons ATGTTCCCCGGATCACGGAAGCTGATCTCAATGATGCTGTTGTGGGTCATCGTGGCTGCTCTTCTGACGGATTGCGAGGCCAGAAGTGTTGTGGATAGGCCTGATAGTTCCGAGAGCAATGGTGGCTCGAGCAATGAACCTGGAGCAGACTTCCGCCTGCAGGAATATGCGGATTTCATGAAATCCTACATGAACCAAAGTGTAGCGCCCTGCGAGAATTTCTACGAGTACGCGTGTGGAAACTATCGGAACGTTAAGCCGGATAGGTACTCCATAAAGAGAAGAAGCAACCTGGGCGACGTGGCTTACACTCTGGTCGACATCACGGATCAACTGGTGGGCAGAATGGACCTGGCGGAGGCACTCAACGTGTCCAGCGAACTGGCGGTGGCCCAGCGATTATACAACGCTTGTCTGGAAGCAGAGCTCCATCCCTTCAATGCGGCGGATCCCGCTTACTTGAGTCTCATTCGATCGATCGGAGGATTTCCCGCTGTGGATGGTGCCGCCTGGAATGCGTCCAACTTCAACTGGATCAACATGAGTGCCCACCTGACCAACTATGGAGCCAATGGTCTGATCCGCGAAACGATCCATTTAGTCTACCCCTTTCAGCCCTACACCAAACTGCCCGAGCTGGGCTTCGACCACATCATCGTCCAGGAGGAAAACATCTCGAGCAACACCACTCGCGCCTTCCGGCTGAACGAAGATCGCATGCACGGATATCTGCGGGCATTCGGATTGCCGGAGGAGAGGATTAGGGAAGCCATCGCTGGGGTCTTTGCCTTCTGGCGGGACGCACTCGAGATCCCGCAGCAGTGCGAAGTGTTTGATCCCTACCCAATTGAGCGAGACTTTCCCCAATCGGAGTACTACTACAACATCTCGTGGAGCGGACTGCACTCCGCTGACAAACTATTCTGCGACTTTTACTACGTGGAACTGGACAAGGTATGTGCCCGGCATCGCGAGGCGGTGGCCAACTACCTGGCCATGCAGCTGCTCTATAAATTGGATCCCAAGCTGAAGGCGCCCAAGTACCAAGGCAACTACTGCGCGGTTACGCTATTTCAATCCATGAAGATTCTGTTCAACAAACTATATATGGCC AATAACTTCAGCGAGGAGAAGCGGCTGGAGCTATCGGAAATCGTGCGCGAACTGCGAAGGAGTCTGCGAAAGACGCTGGAGGATGCCGAGTGGCTGGATGAGGAGAGTCGGGCGAGGGCACTGCTAAAGGAGTCCGCCATTACGTCACGCATAGGTTCGCTGCAGGATGACGCACTTTCGGATCGAGTAATCCGAGAAATCAACAGTCTGAAGGTCATCGATGATAGCTACGCGCGGACCAACATCAATTTGCAGCACCTGGCTGTAGAAATCAATCGGTTTAGCAGTCGGCACTATCAGGAACTGGCCAATGATACCAAGCCCCAGATGCTGCTCATAGGATTGCAGGTGACAGCGGGCTACTACACGGCGGACAACTCCATCAATGTGATGGCTGGCTTGGTGGAACCACCGATATACCACCGCCACCTGCCGCTCTCCCTGAAATTCGGCACCTTGGGCTTTATCGTGGGTCACGAATTCATCCACGCCTTCGATCCCACCAGCATCAATTACATCGGCAAAGGCCAATTGGGGCCCTCGTTGTCGGAACAATCGCAACAACTTTTAGAGGATCGCGCCGAGTGCTACATGGACCACTATGGCAAGTACCTGGTACCGGAGATCAAGCGGCGGCTCAACGGAAAAACCACACTGGACGAGAATGTGGCAGACAACAGTGGACTCAGACAGGCCCTGATGGCCTACCGCAGCcacaagcagcagctgctggagcagcCGGGGCAGGAGAGGATCAGCGACACAATGCCGGGCCTCGACCTGACGCCGGAACAATTGTTCTTCCTGGGATTTGCCCAGCTATTTTGCTCCCACTACGAGGAGGAGCACTACTGGAAGGGTCTCACCGATGAGCACACCTTTGACAAATTTCGCGTCCTGGGCGTTATGTCCAACAGCGAGGACTTCTTCCAGGCCTACAACTGCTCCGTGGGCAGTGGCATGGGCCCTGTGGCCAAAACGTGCCGACTTTGGTAG
- the LOC122620711 gene encoding uncharacterized protein CG16817 — MSAAAGSIPPPVSWAQRNDLIYVIIDVECKDIEQKVTENSFTFKGVNVLDASKKYEVTLNFLHEVDPEKVTSKNIGRCLEFTIPKKAAGPYWSSLTTDKTKLHFLKANFAKWRDESDDEEGEQKDNGMFGNFLNSPGGDWNNKFDDFNVDDEEEDSDDNIPSLSQNDEDDEEGGEGDKEKKPAA; from the exons atGTCGGCAGCAGCAGG CTCGATTCCGCCTCCAGTTTCCTGGGCCCAGCGCAATGACTTGATCTACGTCATCATTGATGTGGAGTGCAAGGACATTGAACAGAA AGTTACGGAAAACAGCTTCACCTTCAAGGGCGTAAACGTGCTGGATGCGTCGAAGAAGTACGAGGTCACACTGAACTTCCTTCACGAGGTGGATCCCGAGAAGGTGACCAGCAAGAACATTGGCCGCTGCCTGGAATTCACAATACCCAAGAAGGCAGCCGGACCCTACTGGTCCTCTCTGACCACGGACAAGACCAAGTTGCATTTCCTTAAGGCCAACTTTGCCAAGTGGCGCGATGAGTCCGACGACGAGGAGG GCGAGCAAAAAGACAACGGCATGTTTGGCAATTTCCTTAACAGCCCTGGTGGCGACTGGAACAACAAGTTCGACGACTTCAACGTcgatgacgaggaggaggactcgGATGACAACATCCCGAGCCTGTCCCAGAACGACGAGGATGATGAGGAGGGCGGCGAGGGTGATAAGGAGAAGAAGCCAGCTGCCTAG
- the LOC122619892 gene encoding nucleoside diphosphate kinase 7 has translation MKSAAIPASERRLAFVAEWYHAEAGIIRTFLITYYVSDKAVEVFDQRNKRTFLRRTKIPELTQRDFFVGSKINVFGRQFDIVDYADDTTRTNLAKYRKKGFVLLKNNMWTKHLGKFLKTLIENKININQGIMVQFSPKMVTQFLSGKDKTDVSSSVLMNELLAGPAISLELIGDNVVETIKACVQYKSTEAEAPRVKLSPSLEELFESEEIRYGFYYSDNDDDVEMDLKFFFEERHSIIKECVFKNTTLAIIKPHSIKDGLLGDIISEILSNGFRLNAMRMILMARINCEEFYEVYRGVLPEYIPMVAQLASGVCMCMEIACVDPEKKAAQEFRNFCGPMDPEIAKLLRPHTLRAKFGKSKVQNAVHCTDLPDDSNLELQYMFKIID, from the exons ATGAAATCCGCTGCGATTCCGGCTAGCGAGCGGCGTCTGGCCTTCGTGGCCGAGTGGTACCATGCCGAGGCTGGAATCATTCGCACCTTCCTGATCACATACTATGTTTCGGACAAGGCCGTGGAAGTG TTCGACCAGCGCAACAAGCGCACATTCCTGCGACGCACCAAGATCCCGGAGCTGACCCAGCGCGACTTCTTCGTGGGCTCCAAGATCAATGTCTTCGGCCGGCAGTTCGACATTGTGGATTATGCTGATGACACTACGCGGACCAACCTGGCCAAATATCGGAAGAA AGGCTTTGTTTTGCTCAAGAACAATATGTGGACGAAGCATCTGGGCAAGTTTCTGAAGACGCTGATCGAGAACAAGATTAACATAAACCAGGGCATAATGGTCCAGTTCTCTCCCAAAATGGTAACTCAGTTTCTCTCCGGCAAGGACAAGACGGATGTCTCATCCTC AGTCTTAATGAACGAGCTGCTGGCTGGTCCGGCCATAAGTCTGGAGCTGATTGGCGACAACGTCGTGGAGACCATCAAGGCCTGCGTCCAGTACAAGAGCACAGAGGCGGAAGCTCCCAGAGTGAAGTTGTCGCCCAGTTTGGAAGAACTGTTTGAAAGTGAGGAGATCCGTTATGGATTCTACTACTCTGATAACGACGACGATGTGGAGATGGACCTAAAGTTCTTCTTTGAGGAGAGGCACAGCATTATTAAGGAATGTGTATTTAAGAACACAACGCTTGCCATCATTAAGCCGCACAGCATCAAGGATGGTCTCCTGGGAGACATCATATCTGAAATCCTGTCAAATGGCTTTCGGTTAAACGCCATGCGAATGATTCTAATGGCGCGTATCAACTGCGAGGAGTTTTACGAAGTCTATCGCGGCGTGCTGCCCGAGTATATACCGATGGTTGCGCAGTTGGCGAGTGgagtgtgtatgtgcatgGAGATTGCTTGCGTCGATCCCGAAAAGAAAGCTGCTCAGGAGTTCCGCAACTTCTGCGGTCCCATGGATCCGGAGATCGCCAAACTGCTGCGGCCTCACACGCTGCGCGCCAAGTTCGGCAAGTCCAAGGTGCAGAACGCCGTCCACTGCACCGATCTGCCGGATGACTCGAACCTGGAGCTGCAGTATATGTTTAAGATAATCGACTGA
- the LOC122619891 gene encoding peptide transporter 3, which yields MFRATEIGSEETLPALAELSQVGYERGARDEEWIGWRGEQAQLKRPHRSSLPNYGFAPPPIRMEYRYPRAVFFVLATKFFEAFAANGIRTVLALYLRDDLNFTESFSTVVLHIFNFFGQFCPIIGAILADSYIGNVRTISGFSFIYAFGWLLLTLTSLPAMGLPMVLLVSIALLFIAVGNGSIRACITSLGALQFRLPEQSVHLAEYFSIYYFVYYFGIFLSKILPPLVRANTQCFDKAECYPAVFGTLGTAFLMAWIIFLAGKCFYKSEKLSNDNILFKFCGCIKTALVEKWRRRKSPKRSTYWLHNAIGAYDMGFVNDVSKVLRISKLFIPLPFYFALLAQQDSSWTFQATQMNTTVLGVTIQPDQAKAVGPIFLFMLIPLWQYITVPLLRRYFNWELQPLHSVTVGGVFSAGAFFCAGALQERIKNSPLQTVNIAWQLPQFLLLMMGELLLSIPGLQFAFTQAPTSMKSVVTAAWFLNNAFGNLIVVLVTELGMLSSQMAEYFFYAVIMLVCIILYALLAFDYTLQERKGGLYVRMDSEGEDRDMPTTSRSGSI from the exons ATGTTTCGCGCTACGGAAATCGGCAGCGAAGAAA CCCTGCCAGCTCTGGCGGAGCTCAGCCAGGTGGGATATGAACGTGGGGCACGGGACGAGGAGTGGATCGGCTGGAGAGGCGAACAGGCCCAGTTGAAGCGGCCTCATCGCAGCTCCCTGCCCAATTATGGATTTGCTCCCCCGCCCATCCGCATGGAGTACAGGTACCCACGAGCCGTCTTCTTCGTTCTGGCCACAAAGTTCTTTGAGGCTTTTGCGGCCAACGGCATTCGCA CCGTACTCGCACTCTATCTGCGCGACGATCTCAACTTCACGGAGAGCTTTTCCACTGTGGTGCTGCATATCTTCAATTTTTTTGGCCAGTTCTGTCCGATCATTGGGGCCATCCTAGCGGATAGCTATATAGGCAATGTGCGTACGATATCCGGCTTCAGTTTTATCTACGCTTTCGGATGGTTACTGCTCACACTGACATCCCTGCCTGCCATGGGACTTCCGATGGT CTTGCTGGTGTCCATTGCTCTCTTGTTTATCGCCGTTGGCAATGGATCGATACGAGCCTGCATCACCTCGCTGGGTGCGCTGCAGTTCAGGCTGCCGGAACAGAGCGTCCATCTGGCCGAGTACTTCTCCATCTACTATTTCGTCTACTATTTCGGAATCTTCCTGAGTAAGATCCTTCCGCCGCTGGTGAGGGCAAATACGCAGTGCTTCGATAAGGCGGAATGCTATCCAGCCGTATTCGGCACCCTTGGCACAGCCTTTTTGATGGCCTGGA TTATCTTTCTGGCTGGAAAATGCTTCTACAAGTCCGAAAAGCTGTCCAATGACAACATACTCTTCAAGTTCTGCGGCTGCATTAAGACCGCTCTTGTGGAGAAGTGGCGACGTCGCAAGTCGCCAAAGCGCTCCACCTACTGGCTGCACAATGCAATTGGAGCCTACGACATGGGATTCGTCAATGATGTGTCCAAAGTTTTAAGG ATATCCAAGCTGTTTATCCCACTGCCCTTCTACTTTGCTCTGCTGGCGCAACAGGACTCCAGCTGGACTTTCCAGGCCACTCAGATGAATACCACAGTATTGGGCGTGACCATCCAACCGGACCAGGCCAAGGCCGTGGGCCCCATCTTCCTGTTCATGCTCATCCCGCTGTGGCAGTATATAACAGTGCCTCTGCTGCGACGCTACTTCAACTGGGAGCTCCAGCCGCTGCACAGTGTGACTGTGGGTGGGGTTTTCTCCGCCGGCGCCTTTTTCTGTGCGGGCGCCTTGCAGGAACGCATAAAG AATTCGCCGCTTCAAACAGTGAACATCGCCTGGCAACTGCCACAGTTCCTGCTGCTCATGATGGGTGAACTACTGCTTTCCATTCCGGGTCTCCAGTTCGCCTTCACCCAAGCGCCGACCTCCATGAAGTCGGTGGTCACGGCGGCCTGGTTCCTCAATAATGCTTTCGGCAATCTCATCGTGGTTCTGGTCACCGAGCTGGGTATGCTAAGCTCACAGATGGCCGAGTACTTCTTCTACGCGGTGATCATGCTGGTTTGCATCATCCTCTATGCCCTTCTGGCCTTCGATTACACTCTGCAGGAGCGCAAGGGAGGGCTGTACGTGAGGATGGACAGCGAAGGCGAGGACCGGGATATGCCCACCACCAGCCGCAGCGGGAGCATCTAG
- the LOC122620890 gene encoding transmembrane emp24 domain-containing protein eca, with amino-acid sequence MRDQFIILALMLCVLHSACGLYFHISETERKCFIEEVPDETTVIVNYKVELYDPRSNGFMPSSPGIGMHVEVRDSDDKIVLSRVYSSQGRISFTSHTPGEHVICMYSNSTAWFSGAQLRVHLDIQVGEHAIDYANVAQKEKLTELQLRIRQLLDQVEQITKEQNYQRYREERFRHTSESTNSRVLWWSLAQTVVLVCMGFWQMRHLKSFFEAKKLV; translated from the exons ATGCGCGACCAATTCATTATCTTGGCCCTGATGCTGTGCGTCCTGCACAGCGCCTGCGGCTTGTACTTCCACATATCGGAGACGGAGCGCAAGTGCTTCATCGAGGAGGTTCCCGACGAGACAACTGTGATTG TGAACTACAAGGTGGAGCTGTACGATCCCCGCTCTAATGGATTCATGCCCTCGTCCCCCGGCATCGGTATGCATGTTGAGGTACGCGACAGCGACGACAAGATTGTGCTGTCCCGCGTGTACAGCTCACAGGGACGCATCTCGTTCACGTCGCACACACCTGGCGAGCACGTCATCTGCATGTACTCGAACAGCACCGCGTGGTTCAGTGGTGCCCAGCTTCGTGTTCACCTGGACATCCAGGTGGGAGAGCACGCCATCGACTACGCCAATGTGGCGCAGAAGGAGAAGCTGACTGAGCTGCAGCTGCGCATCCGGCAGCTACTCGACCAGGTGGAGCAGATAACCAAGGAGCAGAACTACCAGCGATACCGCGAGGAGCGTTTCCGTCACACCAGCGAGAGCACCAACTCCCGAGTGCTGTGGTGGTCGCTGGCTCAGACCGTCGTCTTGGTTTGCATGGGCTTCTGGCAGATGCGCCATCTCAAGAGCTTCTTTGAGGCCAAGAAACTGGTGTGA
- the LOC122619942 gene encoding uncharacterized protein LOC122619942, with product MQPFIVIRNYTQDDELKCQELVRDYIMSFSNKSFFVYCFREITLQFIVITWAIFFIFLGVPLLFCALTVPACIFCLFTGTYLSFYSKAVELMRTKPSQSLVAECYEPFIFRCSPKEASYQIFTENCPYEEAYTRKFRRRIVAAISVKNHHAVYNAAWIYRFAIDPNYPCQTIMEPMIKLVVKNCISGGYASLECTISEWQESERDFYDDFGFVTRQIYHKKIIGSSLAVMKTQLTYGLRTDGALHKQN from the exons ATGCAGCCATTTATTGTCATTCGCAACTACACGCAAGATGACGAGCTGAAGTGCCAGGAGCTGGTGCGGGACTACATCATGTCGTTCTCGAACAAATCCTTTTTTGTCTATTGCTTCCGAGAG ATCACCCTGCAGTTTATAGTCATCACCTGGGCCATATTCTTCATATTTCTGGGAGTGCCCCTGCTGTTCTGCGCACTCACTGTGCCCGCTTGCATATTTTGCCTCTTTACCGGCACCTACTTATCCTTTTACTCCAAGGCAGTGGAGCTGATGAGG ACCAAGCCATCGCAATCTTTGGTGGCCGAGTGCTATGAACCCTTCATTTTCCGCTGCTCCCCGAAGGAAGCTAGCTACCAGATATTTACCGAGAACTGTCCATACGAGGAGGCATATACGAGGAAATTTCGCCGCAGGATTGTGGCCGCCATTAGCGTGAAGAACCATCACGCCGTGTACAATGCTGCATGGATCTATCGCTTTGCCATCGATCCCAATTACCCGTGCCAGACGATCATGGAGCCCATGATAAAACTGGTGGTCAAGAACTGCATTAGCGGCGGGTACGCCTCACTGGAGTGCACCATCTCCGAGTGGCAGGAAAGTGAACGAGATTTTTACGACGATTTCGGGTTCGTTACGCGGCAGATCTACCACAAAAAGATCATCGGCAGCAGTCTGGCAGTGATGAAAACCCAGCTGACCTACGGGTTACGAACCGATGGAGCTTTGCACAAGCAAAACTAG